The Candidatus Nitrosopumilus sp. SW genomic sequence AGACACCAGAAAAAATAGGAACCATAGAATCACCATGTTCGCCCAAAACTAGTGCATTGGAAATAGACGATTGGGGAACAGACAATGTTTCAGAAATATAATAACGAAACCTACTAGTATCAAGACTAGATGCAATACCAATTACTTTGAACCTGGAAAATCCACTAATCTTTTGAAAATAATAAGTTAAAACATCAAGAGGGTTAGAAACCAGTAAAACAATTGCAGAAGGACAATATTGTTTTATTTTTTCTGCAATTTCTTTTATCATTTCAACTTGGAAATCTATATTTTCAGATCTGTCCTTTGTGTAAACACCAACACTTGCAGCAATAACAACAATATCAGAACCCACTAATTCAGAATAATCATCCGTTCCACGAATAGAGAATTTTGAGTCAGCAGGAATTGCACTTGCAACATCAAGAGATTCTCCAATTGCTTTTTCTTTTGTTTTATTTACAAGCAATACATCATCTAGGCCATTTGCAACACAAAGAAATGCAATAGATGCACCGACTCTACCACTGCCAACAATTGAAATCAACCGTATCACCAGTTATTTTACTATAAGAACTGGACACTTTGCTTTTTGAGAAACACCATTTGCAACACTGCCTAAAAGAACCTTATCTAATCCAGTTCTCCCATGAGAACCAATTACAATAAGATCATATTTTCTAGATTTTGCAAATACAACAATATCATTTACAACAGATTTTGATTTTAAAATATGGGATTTTACAGAGACATTATTTTTTTCAGCAATCTCTTCTAGTTTTTCAAGATGTTTTTGAGAAACTTTTTTTTGTTTTTTAATTAATTCTGAATCAGCTCTAGAATCATAATATTTGTGATGCCAAGCATCACCTTCAAGACAAGTTAGTAGCGTAAGTTTTGAATCATATTTTTTTGCAAGATCAACTGCAACCTTAAAAGCTCGAGTAGAATGAGCAGATAAATCAAAAGGAATCAAAATATTCTTAAACAATTTTTCTATGGCTCTCTTTTACGAATACTATCTCTTTGACGTTTATCATCATGTTTTGGCATTTCTCTTTCTAATTTTTTAATTAGTAGATCGCAAATTTTTAGAATATCCCAATCAGATTCAGTATAGATTAATTGATTTTTGGATGTTTTTATTGTTGCAGTAACATCATAATGAGTTCGAGAGCCCTCAGGATTCTGAGATTTTACATCAATTTTGGCCTCAATAATGTCAGGCAATACAGGTTGAACTTTCTCTAGGGCAGCACCAAACTTGGAATACAGAACTTCAGTAGCAGGTTCATCTTTAGACAATCCAATTACGTATAAGGGAATTTTTTCAGTCATGAATATCTCTTAAAATATCAACTTTAAACGGTTATAATAATTATTAAGTGCGATTTTCATCCATGATATTAGAAATGATATATTTAATGAGTAATCAAGAGTTAACCTCATGAACATAAAAAAATCAAATTTAACAAAAATCTTAACAAAACCAATCACAGTAGGACCTAATTCAACACTCGTTAAAGTGCGAGAGTCATTACTTAAGAATAAAGTCAAAAGATTGGTGGTGGTAGATAAAAAAAAGCCCATTGCAGTAATTACAGAAAAAGACATTGCAAAGAAAATTTATGAGTTAGGAAACAAACCAATCAAATCAGTACTTGCAAAAAATTTCAAACCAAAAAAACTATTCACGCTAACTAGAGAAAACACAGTTAGTGAATGTGCAAAAATGATGAAAAAACACAGAATCAGTGTTGTTATAATTTTAAATGAAGATAAAACACTTGGAGGAATTGTCACCAAAACAGATCTAGTCAAAATATTCTTGACAAAAGGTTCTGAATCACTCAAAGTCTCTCAAGTAATGAAGAAGGATTTGATAACTGCATCTCCAAGTGACCCCATACTACATGTCGAAAGTTTGTTGTTAAAATACGGAATATCCAGAGTGGTGATTAAAAGAAATGAAAAACCCGTTGGAATCATAACATTCAGAGATTTTGTACCTGCAAAAATACCACAATGGATAGCAGAATCAGCAGATCCGAAGGAAGTAGAAGAGTACAAATTCAAAAAAGGATTAGAAGAAGGTCACGCCAATCAAATGAGTTACCTTTTTCCATTCCATGCCACAGACATTATGGCTTCAAAACCAATCACAATTGAGGCAGATAAAGAAATCAGAGCAGCAATAACACTTATGATCAAACACGACATCAGTGGATTACCAGTTGTTAAGAATTCAAAATTGGTTGGAATTATAACAAAATCAGATATTGTAAGTGTATTAGCTAGTTGAATTACTTTACAATCAATATAGAACAGTTTGAATGTTGAGCAAGTTTGTTAGAAACACTACCTAACAAAAATCTTGTAACGGCTCCAAGGCCCTTATTACCAACAATTATCAAATCACATTTTTCAGATTTTACAATTTTTTCAATTTCAGAGACAATATTTCCTTCTTTAAGAAGAGATTTTGCAGAAATTCCTTTTTTTGAAAGTGTTTTGTTCGCATCATCAAGAGTTTTTTTTCCAAATTTTCTAAGCATTGTTAGGTACTCTTTACGATCTAGTAAATTGATTGATGATTTTTCTGCAACATAAAGTAAAATGATCTTAGAGTTAAATGCATGAGTAATTTCGCTTGCACGTTGTAATGCTTTTTTAGAATATTTTGAACCATCAAGGGGAACAAGAATTGTTTTAAAATTGTTAGTCATTTCACAACAAGGACTGGTTTTTTGGACTTATGCAAGACATAATTTGAAACACTACCCAAGAACAATTCTTTTGCAGAACTTCTTCCACGAGCCCCAATTACAACTAAATCAATTCCATTTTTTTTATTATTTGCAAATCGTGCAATATCATATCCAGGATCACCAGACAATGCCTTTGAAATTAACTTAATCCCTTTTTTTGCAGCTCGTAGTTTTGCATCATCAAGAGTTTTTTTCAATTCTTTTGAAGAGTTAAAATCTAAAAATCCTAGTGGATGAATAGCATAAATTCCAGGAACAGATTTTACGCTTAAAGCAACAATTACTCCATGAGATTGTCTTGCTATGTGAATAGCCATATCTAAACCTCGAATAGAATTCTTTGAACCATCAAGAGGCACCAAGATTTTCTTAGTTTTAATGACCATGTTCTAAAATGATATAATTGAACATTAAAAGGCTTTAGTAATTATCTGGGATGATTTTCAATTATGATAATTTAGAATTTATATGATATAATTGAAAAAGGTCAAAAAGTCATGGACAACACATTTGTCAATCAAGTAATGAGTAAAAATGTACTAACAGCGGAAAAATCAACATCATTACAAGATGCAGCACAAGAAATGAATCGACTCAATGTCGGTTGTGTTATTGTTATGGACGAATCCAACCCAATCGGGATTGTTACTGAAAGAGATTTTGTAACAAAAGTTGCAGCCGAAGGAAGACCATTATTTACTGAAATTTCAGAAGTGATGTCATCACCTCTGATAACCATAGAACCTGAAGAAACAATTTGGGAAGCATCAGAAATTATGAAAGAAAAATTAATTCACAAACTACCAGTTATGGAAAAAGAACGAATTGTAGGAATTATAACAACATCAGACATTGTTAGAATTTCCAGTGTTGGTTCTGATTCTCAAATGCGTAAAATATGTGATCAGATTCTTATGAGAATGAAAGATGATTAATCAAAAAAGGATATTCACTTAAATTATTGAAATTAAAAGACGAATTACTATGATGGCAGCAGATTCAGGTGCAACAGTACTTGAAACAAATGATGATAATCCAAAAATGCCAGATAAAAAGAAAACAAAATTTGATGTCATAATAATTGGAGCAGGTCCATCAGGATATACTGCAGGAATTTATTGTTCCCGAGCAGGTTATGACACATTAATTTTATCAGGAATATTACCAGGAGGGCAACTAGTAAACACAACAGAGGTTGAAAATTATCCAGGATTTGAGAACGGAATTATGGGTCCAGATTTGATGATAGATATGCGAAAACAATCTCAAAGAATGGGTACTACCATAATTGATGATGAAGCAGTAGATGTAGATTTTAGACGTAAACCACTCAAAGTGTTAACAGCATCAGAAGAATATGAAGGCCGTGCAGTCATAATTGCAACAGGAGCTAATCCTAGAAAACTAGGATTGGAAGGAGAAGAAACTTTTGGTGGAAAAGGGGTTTCATATTGTGCAACATGTGATGGTCCATTCTTTAGAAATCAAGAATTAATTGTAGTTGGCGGAGGGGATTCGGCCATAGAAGAAGCAACTTTTCTAACAAAATTTGCAACAACTGTTCATGTGGTTCATAGAAGAAATGAATTACGTGCAAGTAAAGTTATGCAAGAAAGAGCATTAAGTAATGAAAAGATAAAATTCCATTGGGATTCAGCTGTAATAGATATCAAAGGAGATCAGAAAATGCAACAAGCAGTATTGAAAAATCTCAAAACAAATGAAGAATCAACGTTAGATGTGGGAGGACTCTTTGTTGCAATTGGACATGAACCAAATACAAAATTATTCAAAAATCAAATTGAATTGGATGAGGAAGGTTATGTTGTATTAAAAAATAAAACGCATACTAATGTCGAAGGTGTTTTTGCCGCAGGTGATGTGCATGACAGAAACTACAGACAAGCAATTACAGCTGCAGCATTTGGTTGCATGGCAGCAATTGATGTGGACAAATATCTAACAGAAAGTGCAGACAAACAAGAATGAAAAATGCACAATGCAAAAAATGCTTAAACAAATTTTTTGAAAAAGAAATCTACACAATTCAACAATTCCAATATAGAGAAGAGCCACCATACAAATGGTCATTAGAATATTTTAAAAAAATTGGAATTGATGAATGGGATTCATTTTGTGAAAAGTGCTTGCTAGAATATTCCAAAGAATCCTCGGAGTCTTGGAAGAAATCACAAATCTAAACTCTTTTTTGGTACAAAATATACTAAGTTTTATGACTGAAGAAACAGAAAATAAGAAAAAAATCATGAAAGAGTACAGTGATAAACTGGCAAAATTAGGAATGGATTTGAGTAAGATTCAATTTAGTTACAAAGTAGAAGAAAAGACATCAAAAGAATATTGGCAAAAAAGAATTGAAAGTTTTGAAGAATATAACAATAAAGCTTTAGAATACTATAATCAAGTATTTTCTTTAATCAAAGTTACCAACAAAGAAGAATCAGAAAGATTCCTTTTACAGATTAGTAAATTTCGACAGTTAGGATCATCATTAATGGAGATCATGGAAAAAATCAAGGAAAACCCATCAATTATCAATTCTAAAGACAGACAACAAAGTCAATGGAGTAGAGAAATCAAAAACAACATTACAGAACAAAGTAACAAATGTTTACATCATGAAAGAGACATGAATTCATACTTTAGGGATTTTTATGAAAAACATTTGAAAGATATTTTAGAATAATTAGTATGCCAATTCAGATAGATGTTTTGCATCTTTAAGGCAGTTTTCAAAATGTTCTTCAGACATTACGTTTTGTTTAGCATATACACTCTTGAATTTTCGTCCATCATCAGCAAAAATTCCAACAACACATGCATCCCCTTCAACAGGATATTTTTTCATACAAGCATAAACTGCAGCAGAAGAAGGACTGATCAAGAGTTGATCTTTTTCAAAAACATCCTTTACAACAGAAAATGCTTCTTCGTTATCAACAGATATCCAATCATCAACCACATTCTCTCGTTTCAAAAATAAATCAGGTTTTGCAGATTCTTCAAAATTTCTCCATCCCTGAATGAGATGGTTTTGTTGTGGTTGGCATCCAATGATTTTCACGTTAGGATTTTTTTCTTTAAGAAATGTGCCAATGCCAGTAATTGTTCCGCCAGTACCCACGCCAGTGAAGAAGTGAGTTACTTTACCTTCAGTTTGTCTCCAAATTTCAGGTCCAGTTCCAATGTAATGACCCTTGAAATTTGCCTCATTAGCATATTGATTAGGAGAGTAATAGGTATCAGGTCTCGAAGATGCAATAGATGTTGCAAGGGCAATACTTTGATCAGTTCCTGCACCAACTTTTGGACACAAATCATCACTCGTTTCAAAGACTTTGGCACCTAAATTTCGAATAATATCTTTAGTTTCATTACTTGCCTTTTCAGGAATAACTATCTCAACTTTATATCCCAACAAATTTGCAATTCCAGTTAAAGCGATTCCAGTGTTTCCAGAAGTAGGTTCGATGATAATGCTCTTACCTTTTGTAAGAATTCCTTTTTCTTCTCCATCTTTTATCATCCAATATGCAGCTCTATCTTTTACAGAACCAAATGGATTGTGTCCTTCTAGTTTTGCAAAATAATTCACATTATCATGTGAAAGAGAATTTAATTTTACAAGAGGAGTGTTACCTACACGATTCAAAACATCTGTGTCAGTTACAGTAGTCATAATTTTGGTTATTTCACCTTTTTAATTTGAAATGTAATTACATTTCCATCTTTAGACATATCTAGTAATTCATGACCTTGTCTTGTTACCCATCTAGAGATATCATCTTCAGCTGCAGGATCATCTGCAGAAACAGTTAATGTTTCACCTACCTGCATTCTTTCAATTTCAATTTTGGTCCTAAAAACAGGTTCTGGGCAAAATAATCCAGTAGCATCTAATTTTTTTTCTGTTGATTCAGACATCTTATCTAATTAAAAAAGGACGTTTTGTCATATTAAAATCTATTTGAGTTATTCAGATTAATTATTACTCATAATGCCATTTTAAACATAGTTGTAAGATTCCTATCTTTCATAAAACTAGGATCTTGATTCTGGAAATTGATTTTTTGTGAAATTCTCTTCATTAAATAAATTGCAATTTTGTAAAAAAGTGACCACATATGGCTATTTTGATTTGAATCATAAATTCTCAGTAATAATGTCAAAAGCCATTTTGCATTTGGATAATGTTCAGAAATATAATCAATCAAGTATTCTTTTGAATTATTAATTTTGTATCGTAAATGATCAAGAGTTTCAGTTTGATGAGCATAGCCTGTTTGAGAGATTTCTATTTTCCCATGTTTCATGGCAGATAAAATATCATCAAGATTATTTTCAGAGTCAATCACATTAACACATCGTCCAAGTGTAGACAAAACATGAGAATCACTACCTGCAACTTGAATCATGTTATTATCTAAAGCAAATTCAGTTGCACGGGCATTAGATAAAATATCTACATTATTGCTGTTAAAGACCTCAATCATATCACATTTTTTAGCACCATCACGTAACGCATCAAGTAAACTAAAGGGGTGAGGAGCAGATGAGACACCACCTTGTTTTTGAACTTCATCTATGACTTCCTCAAGAGAGAGACCAGGAGATATCGCATCATGAATTCCATAAGCTAAAACATGTGCACCGGTATCAGTAGTGATTTCTTCAGCAGGAAAAACATCAATGTTTTTGAATTTTGAGTGATTATTTTTGTATTCCAATAATTGGCGATAGCCATCTAATGTGTTGTGATTGGTAACAAAAATTGCATCTAATCCTAAATGATATGATCGCTCAAGTTGATCTCGTATAGAAATATCGCAATCATATGGAGGTTCATCATCACCTACATGAAAATTTGAAAAAGAGTTATGACAATGTAATTCAGCATTTATTGGCATTTTCAAATAAAATTTTTCATCTTTAGGTAATAATCTTATGGAATTACAATGGTGAATTATCTAAAAAGATCTTCATCCTCAGGACGAATTAATTCATTAATTTCATGTTCACCTTTCTGAAAGGAATAATTACGAATTATTGCTACAGGTGTTTTCAATGTTTTACCCATAACTAATTCAGATGCAGCAGAAAGTTCATCTGCAATTGCAATTGCCGTAACTCGCAAAGTTTTTCCGAATGTATCTCGAGTTCCCTCATAGTCAGTTATTGGAGACAATCCAGAAATACCTATAGCACAATTTGTTTGTCCCATTCTAAATGGACGACCAAAAGTATCAGATATTATAACAGCAACATCTTTTTTTGTAAGTCCAAAAATTTTTTCACGTATGGTTTTAGCAGATATATCGGAATTCAGAGGCAATAATGTTGCATACCCTTCTTTTACATTACTTTCATCAATACCAGCATTAGCACAAATTGCACCATCGTTTGTTTCAACAATCAAAATTCCATTCTTCATACGGATGATTCGTTTTGATTCAGATAAGATTAATTCAATGATCCTAGGATCTTTTTGGTATTGGGAACTAATTCCTTCAGAAAGTAATGAGGGCTTTACGGTGGATAAATCAATCATGCGTCCTTCTTGTTTTGAAATTATTTTTTGAGCAATAACCAAGATATCGCCATCCTGAAGTTGATTTGAAGAAGTAATTAATTCCGAAATATCATCTGAAGGTTCAATCTCTTTTTCGATATGAACAGGTATAATTTCCAATTATAATATGTCGTGATTAGGACTAAAAAATTGTTTATGCAGGGGTTGGAGCTTCTAGTTCTAATTTGTAATGTTTGTTAATAATATCCAAAATTTTTGAAAGATCTTTTTCTTCCAAAGTAGTAGTTGCCAAATCTTTTACCAAATCTTGTGCACGGTATGCAATTCCCAATCCACAAATATCAAATAATTTAACATCATTTGCCCCATCTACAACACAGACAATATTTTCTTTCTTTTCACCCCATTCTTCAATTTTGATTCGGGCAGATTTTGATTTATCTGAATCAACATTGATTTTTACTCCATCAAGTTTACCATCTTTGAAAATTAACTCGTTTGAATAAACATAATCCAATCCTAATTCTTCTTTTAATCTGTCCATCATCAAGGTGAATCCACCTGAAACAGCCATCAACTTCCAACCAGCAGCCTTTAATGCTCTACATGCTTCCTTTGCACCAGTCATGATAGGCAATTCATCTGACACTTCTTGACATGTTTTTTCATCAAGACCTTTTAGAGCAGCAACGCGGGTTCGAAGTCCTTCTTCCCAGTTAATTTTTCCCTGAATTCCTTGTTTTGTGATTGCCCAAATTTCATCTTGTTTATTCAGTTTTTCTGCAAGAATAGGAAGATATTCTTCATCATACAATACACCTTCAACATCAAAAATTACTAACAATTGATTTCTGTTTTGCAAAAATTTGCTAATTATATTAAAGTTTAAACTTTTTTGAGATCCAAAAAACGCTAGTAATAAATCACCGGAGTTAATGGTATAGTCATGGGCGAATT encodes the following:
- a CDS encoding malate dehydrogenase, whose translation is MISIVGSGRVGASIAFLCVANGLDDVLLVNKTKEKAIGESLDVASAIPADSKFSIRGTDDYSELVGSDIVVIAASVGVYTKDRSENIDFQVEMIKEIAEKIKQYCPSAIVLLVSNPLDVLTYYFQKISGFSRFKVIGIASSLDTSRFRYYISETLSVPQSSISNALVLGEHGDSMVPIFSGVSVGGNPLFSMIDSRDIITENVRNYWRTLRNFKSRSQFGIAKNTFDVIDAISKKKEISIPASIVLDGEYGEYDVAMGVPVKIDQNGVSKIQQIKLDDTESSSLKKSSEKIRNDIKSVHE
- a CDS encoding universal stress protein, giving the protein MFKNILIPFDLSAHSTRAFKVAVDLAKKYDSKLTLLTCLEGDAWHHKYYDSRADSELIKKQKKVSQKHLEKLEEIAEKNNVSVKSHILKSKSVVNDIVVFAKSRKYDLIVIGSHGRTGLDKVLLGSVANGVSQKAKCPVLIVK
- a CDS encoding HPF/RaiA family ribosome-associated protein; protein product: MTEKIPLYVIGLSKDEPATEVLYSKFGAALEKVQPVLPDIIEAKIDVKSQNPEGSRTHYDVTATIKTSKNQLIYTESDWDILKICDLLIKKLEREMPKHDDKRQRDSIRKREP
- a CDS encoding CBS domain-containing protein, which translates into the protein MNIKKSNLTKILTKPITVGPNSTLVKVRESLLKNKVKRLVVVDKKKPIAVITEKDIAKKIYELGNKPIKSVLAKNFKPKKLFTLTRENTVSECAKMMKKHRISVVIILNEDKTLGGIVTKTDLVKIFLTKGSESLKVSQVMKKDLITASPSDPILHVESLLLKYGISRVVIKRNEKPVGIITFRDFVPAKIPQWIAESADPKEVEEYKFKKGLEEGHANQMSYLFPFHATDIMASKPITIEADKEIRAAITLMIKHDISGLPVVKNSKLVGIITKSDIVSVLAS
- a CDS encoding universal stress protein, with amino-acid sequence MTNNFKTILVPLDGSKYSKKALQRASEITHAFNSKIILLYVAEKSSINLLDRKEYLTMLRKFGKKTLDDANKTLSKKGISAKSLLKEGNIVSEIEKIVKSEKCDLIIVGNKGLGAVTRFLLGSVSNKLAQHSNCSILIVK
- a CDS encoding universal stress protein; this translates as MVIKTKKILVPLDGSKNSIRGLDMAIHIARQSHGVIVALSVKSVPGIYAIHPLGFLDFNSSKELKKTLDDAKLRAAKKGIKLISKALSGDPGYDIARFANNKKNGIDLVVIGARGRSSAKELFLGSVSNYVLHKSKKPVLVVK
- a CDS encoding cyclic nucleotide-binding/CBS domain-containing protein; protein product: MDNTFVNQVMSKNVLTAEKSTSLQDAAQEMNRLNVGCVIVMDESNPIGIVTERDFVTKVAAEGRPLFTEISEVMSSPLITIEPEETIWEASEIMKEKLIHKLPVMEKERIVGIITTSDIVRISSVGSDSQMRKICDQILMRMKDD
- the trxB gene encoding thioredoxin-disulfide reductase, with the protein product MMAADSGATVLETNDDNPKMPDKKKTKFDVIIIGAGPSGYTAGIYCSRAGYDTLILSGILPGGQLVNTTEVENYPGFENGIMGPDLMIDMRKQSQRMGTTIIDDEAVDVDFRRKPLKVLTASEEYEGRAVIIATGANPRKLGLEGEETFGGKGVSYCATCDGPFFRNQELIVVGGGDSAIEEATFLTKFATTVHVVHRRNELRASKVMQERALSNEKIKFHWDSAVIDIKGDQKMQQAVLKNLKTNEESTLDVGGLFVAIGHEPNTKLFKNQIELDEEGYVVLKNKTHTNVEGVFAAGDVHDRNYRQAITAAAFGCMAAIDVDKYLTESADKQE
- a CDS encoding cysteine synthase family protein; amino-acid sequence: MTTVTDTDVLNRVGNTPLVKLNSLSHDNVNYFAKLEGHNPFGSVKDRAAYWMIKDGEEKGILTKGKSIIIEPTSGNTGIALTGIANLLGYKVEIVIPEKASNETKDIIRNLGAKVFETSDDLCPKVGAGTDQSIALATSIASSRPDTYYSPNQYANEANFKGHYIGTGPEIWRQTEGKVTHFFTGVGTGGTITGIGTFLKEKNPNVKIIGCQPQQNHLIQGWRNFEESAKPDLFLKRENVVDDWISVDNEEAFSVVKDVFEKDQLLISPSSAAVYACMKKYPVEGDACVVGIFADDGRKFKSVYAKQNVMSEEHFENCLKDAKHLSELAY
- a CDS encoding sulfurtransferase TusA family protein, whose product is MSESTEKKLDATGLFCPEPVFRTKIEIERMQVGETLTVSADDPAAEDDISRWVTRQGHELLDMSKDGNVITFQIKKVK
- a CDS encoding PHP domain-containing protein, which translates into the protein MPINAELHCHNSFSNFHVGDDEPPYDCDISIRDQLERSYHLGLDAIFVTNHNTLDGYRQLLEYKNNHSKFKNIDVFPAEEITTDTGAHVLAYGIHDAISPGLSLEEVIDEVQKQGGVSSAPHPFSLLDALRDGAKKCDMIEVFNSNNVDILSNARATEFALDNNMIQVAGSDSHVLSTLGRCVNVIDSENNLDDILSAMKHGKIEISQTGYAHQTETLDHLRYKINNSKEYLIDYISEHYPNAKWLLTLLLRIYDSNQNSHMWSLFYKIAIYLMKRISQKINFQNQDPSFMKDRNLTTMFKMAL
- the cofE gene encoding coenzyme F420-0:L-glutamate ligase; this translates as MEIIPVHIEKEIEPSDDISELITSSNQLQDGDILVIAQKIISKQEGRMIDLSTVKPSLLSEGISSQYQKDPRIIELILSESKRIIRMKNGILIVETNDGAICANAGIDESNVKEGYATLLPLNSDISAKTIREKIFGLTKKDVAVIISDTFGRPFRMGQTNCAIGISGLSPITDYEGTRDTFGKTLRVTAIAIADELSAASELVMGKTLKTPVAIIRNYSFQKGEHEINELIRPEDEDLFR
- the serB gene encoding phosphoserine phosphatase SerB, encoding MLVIFDVEGVLYDEEYLPILAEKLNKQDEIWAITKQGIQGKINWEEGLRTRVAALKGLDEKTCQEVSDELPIMTGAKEACRALKAAGWKLMAVSGGFTLMMDRLKEELGLDYVYSNELIFKDGKLDGVKINVDSDKSKSARIKIEEWGEKKENIVCVVDGANDVKLFDICGLGIAYRAQDLVKDLATTTLEEKDLSKILDIINKHYKLELEAPTPA